A stretch of the Uranotaenia lowii strain MFRU-FL chromosome 3, ASM2978415v1, whole genome shotgun sequence genome encodes the following:
- the LOC129755812 gene encoding augmin complex subunit dgt6-like, with protein MSSKGIPIKRANNAAGAVTGTGTSGIGTAGSGSGSNNSSVSAQEEQLDAAIFYCLNALTKRHPATAEFRAVFLKGMFIKPNTKAFIHVLHFLFNIYDVKEFRKRFYWPIYDKNAESAFRSATVEYVNSLIERGRLELEKIKAHTVVLPGGIKFMKFLLVLIKMVLKEELRRTGGGTGGKILSKNDLNDVVQYHQEWEEIGANMREIVQKDLRIIQNRILEIDDWIEKLLGKCHGPANQMSFEKLMQLWGIINRKHFEDNEARRRRLREVTEEYNRVIVSAKRKLEPKELSLGINEEELKETLYRLEILFPDNACHFREVFDENGKIDAVKLFEILLFVLPQIEQHFGSFSVRSTESLKFELKELSKVAVKSDSICHELASLRRSLPFQDAKFRELTSPDTNEELNNDLGIRNKIFNTPPISLNFLEDGGGTTSKCSRLALLDDDHVHQMNLRMKLLSTSVCHQIPKTPRSSKKPKTPAIQSPVNVFAVPKPARKEKMNPLSMLNKITAQGKTKPKAPAPVTLQVNSTLNISSLSALGEMSLRPEFSSTLLASPEKQSHNRRSINANDTLVVPQQHPQTNLNLTVTNSPSYQSSPRLKAIYNEDIIQKTISNKVTMSPDSLFPLGTRNPDRRRSSLLQLDQLQISPSGKLDPLVNGAPGAGKFYRQQPKIRLSSSLAATVETDGDDPMDAMHGASSPERNDSTDRTLNAQDNSQPLDLSTTLVDMGMSKLSLGGSVADVKSPSIQDAALDRIKIGSPSEITDEVDSQPIPAISNEDLFNVSDGILTDFD; from the exons ATGAGCAGCAAAGGTATTCCGATCAAACGAGCCAACAATGCAGCGGGTGCAGTGACGGGTACTGGCACTTCCGGTATCGGTACTGCCGGCAGTGGAAGTGGCAGTAATAACAGCTCGGTCAGTGCCCAGGAGGAACAGTTGGATGCTGCCATATTTTATTGCCTCAATGCGCTAACCAAGAGACATCCGGCTACCGCCGAGTTCCGGGCCGTTTTTCTGAAG GGAATGTTCATCAAGCCCAACACCAAGGCTTTCATTCATGTGCTGCATTTTCTGTTTAATATATACGACGTCAAAGAGTTTCGTAAGCGTTTCTACTGGCCGATTTACGACAAAAATGCCGAAAGTGCATTCCGGAGCGCCACGGTAGAATATGTCAACAGTCTGATCGAACGGGGTCGACTGgaactggaaaaaatcaaagcCCACACAGTGGTTTTGCCAGGAGGAATCaagtttatgaaatttctgCTGGTACTTATCAAAATGGTGCTGAAAGAAGAGTTAAGGCGTACAGGGGGTGGAACAGGAGGGAAAATATTGTCCAAAAATGATCTCAACGATGTAGTTCAGTACCACCAGGAGTGGGAAGAAATAGGAGCAAACATGCGAGAAATCGTACAGAAGGATCTGAGGATCATTCAAAACAGAATTCTGGAAATTGATGACTGGATCGAGAAGCTTCTGGGCAAATGTCACGGACCTGCTAATCAGATGagttttgaaaagctgatgCAACTCTGGGGCATTATCAACAGAAAACATTTTGAGGACAATGAAGCCCGCAGGCGGCGACTCCGGGAAGTTACTGAGGAGTATAACAGGGTAATAGTATCTGCAAAACGGAAATTAGAGCCCAAGGAATTGTCACTGGGAATTAATGAAGAGGAGCTGAAAGAAACTTTGTATCGTTTGGAGATATTGTTCCCCGATAATGCTTGCCATTTTAGAGAGGTTTTTGATGAGAATGGAAAGATTGATGCtgtaaaattattcgaaattttgttatttgttttaccGCAAATCGAACAACACTTCGGAAGCTTTTCAGTTCGCAGTACAGAGTCCTTGAAGTTTGAACTGAAAGAACTGTCGAAAGTCGCAGTCAAATCGGACAGCATATGCCATGAGCTAGCTTCACTACGTAGATCTCTTCCTTTTCAGGATGCTAAATTTCGAGAACTTACCAGTCCAGATACGAATGAGGAGCTAAACAATGATCTTGGtataagaaacaaaattttcaatactccTCCGATAAGTTTGAACTTTTTGGAAGATGGTGGTGGTACAACTTCAAAATGTTCTCGTTTGGCACTTCTGGACGATGATCATGTTCATCAAATGAACCTCCGTATGAAGCTTCTTTCGACAAGTGTCTGTCATCAGATTCCGAAAACACCTCGATCCTCGAAAAAACCGAAAACTCCTGCCATTCAGAGTCCCGTGAATGTATTTGCCGTTCCTAAGCCAGCTcgtaaagaaaaaatgaatccCCTGTCTATGCTTAACAAAATAACCGCTCAAGGCAAAACTAAACCCAAGGCACCAGCTCCCGTTACATTGCAAGTTAATAGTACTTTGAACATTTCGTCTCTTTCCGCACTAGGAGAAATGTCGCTTAGACCAGAATTTTCGTCAACACTTCTTGCATCACCCGAAAAACAATCGCACAACAGACGCAGTATTAATGCCAATGACACCCTTGTGGTTCCTCAGCAACATCCACAAACCAATCTCAACTTAACCGTAACTAATTCACCGAGTTATCAGTCCTCGCCTCGATTGAAAGCCATTTACAACGAAGATATAATTCAAAAAACGATAAGCAACAAAGTGACGATGTCCCCCGATTCGCTATTCCCATTGGGCACCCGCAACCCGGACCGAAGGCGAAGTTCGCTGTTACAGCTGGATCAGTTGCAAATCTCCCCTTCCGGTAAGCTGGACCCACTGGTCAACGGTGCTCCGGGTGCTGGCAAATTCTACCGACAGCAGCCAAAGATACGGCTATCTTCATCCCTGGCGGCCACAGTCGAGACGGATGGCGACGATCCTATGGACGCAATGCACGGTGCCAGTAGCCCCGAGCGGAATGATTCAACAGATCGTACCCTGAATGCGCAG gaCAACAGTCAACCACTAGATCTATCCACAACCCTGGTTGATATGGGTATGAGCAAACTATCGCTCGGTGGTTCAGTAGCAGATGTGAAGAGTCCGTCGATACAGGATGCAGCCCTTGATCGGATAAAGATTGGTTCGCCGTCTGAAATAACCGATGAAGTCGACAGCCAACCAATTCCTGCCATTTCGAACGAAGATTTGTTTAACGTGAGCGACGGCATCTTGACGgattttgattga
- the LOC129755258 gene encoding E3 ubiquitin-protein ligase Rnf220-like, producing the protein MDHRQHQSLDAPVPQEVHPLDARHRKPKSDPLSCPICGVTLRPHDIDHHFALEVDRLDKILKPKKHVSHGPMNNGTGRFSVADLTMAIPSGSGSSSSSSSTAAGVGVNGHGSMEGCSSDTVGTTPSVNPDECWGTYQKIKNNRQARLKMKSRKRKHEDNVCPICNKLVSEEMNSHVESCLRPSVETNGTGNGTKTNASAAAESEDDDDTNIDVEGESFEVYEWAGQTRVRTAGAFHQAGAFASTTVRVTNAEDTDDELNVDGDETQIYGPPQYTERDVIYSTVETHDKDSYLRGLVMANEPTTVNRSLGIDNPGEGSSRSFGCSNAVPSHAADSRNEENSDQIIESLKSKIREYEGYIQNRPKCLICMDDFKKPVVSICCWHVYCEECWLHTLGAKKLCPQCSMITSPTDLRRIYL; encoded by the exons ATGGATCATCGACAGCACCAGTCGCTGGACGCTCCAGTACCTCAGGAAGTGCACCCCCTAGATGCTCGGCACCGGAAGCCCAAGTCGGACCCACTCAGCTGTCCGATATGTGGCGTTACCCTGAGACCGCATGATATCGATCATCACTTTGCCCTGGAGGTGGATCGGCTCGATAAGATACTGAAACCGAAGAAGCATGTTTCACATGGACCGATGAATAATGGTACTGGCAGATTTTCCGTTGCCGACCTAACGATGGCCATACCCAGTGGAAGTGGATCTTCATCGTCCAGTAGTTCGACCGCTGCTGGTGTTGGAGTCAATGGACATGGTTCAATGGAAGGCTGTAGTTCGGATACGGTTGGAACGACTCCCTCAGTCAATCCGGATGAGTGCTGGGGAACTTATCAGAAAATTAAGAATAACAGACAAGCTAGACTGAAG aTGAAATCACGAAAACGTAAGCACGAGGATAACGTATGTCCTATCTGTAATAAATTGGTTTCGGAAGAGATGAATAGTCACGTGGAGAGTTGTCTGCGGCCATCGGTGGAAACTAATGGAACTGGCAATGGAACCAAGACAAATGCGTCTGCAGCTGCTGAATCCGAGGATGATGATGACACGAATATCGATGTGGAGGGTGAATCTTTTGAGGTGTACGAATGGGCTGGTCAGACCCGGGTACGAACTGCCGGGGCTTTCCATCAGGCTGGGGCATTTGCCAGCACAACAGTCCGTGTAACGAATGCTGAAGATACAGACGATGAACTGAATGTGGATGGAGATGAAACTCAGATCTATGGACCGCCACAATACACCGAACGCGATGTGATTTATTCTACGGTTGAGACTCACGACAAGGATTCATACCTTCGAGGGTTAGTCATGGCAAATGAGCCGACTACGGTAAATCGATCTCTAGGGATTGATAATCCGGGAGAAGGATCCAGTCGAAGTTTTGGCTGTAGTAATGCTGTTCCTAGTCATGCCGCAGATTCGCGTAATGAAGAAAATTCCGATCAAATAATAGAATCACTGAAGTCCAAAATCCGTGAATATGAAGGCTACATTCAGAACCGACCAAAATGTTTGATCTGTATGGATGATTTCAAAAAACCGGTGGTTTCCATCTGCTGCTGGCACGTCTACTGTGAGGAGTGCTGGCTGCATACTTTGGGCGCCAAGAAACTTTGCCCTCAGTGCAGTATGATCACTTCACCCACCGATTTGAGACGGAtctatttgtga
- the LOC129756987 gene encoding regulator of chromosome condensation isoform X1 has translation MGRGRPKRENPSNGDAPAAKIPRTSTKYELQLPTLPKLCGNVLSCGQGEVGQLGLGEDVMEKTRPALIDGLRDIVDISAGGMHNLCLTRKGEVFSFGCNDEGALGRATADEEGSEFIPRKIELPAPCLKISAGDSHSACLLNDGRVYAWGSFRDSHGNMGLTLEGNKRLPIQVIPGIRSVDIASGGDHLVILAENGHVYTVGCAEQGQLGRISTRAASGESRRGKTDLLQPGVVTLKGKKVQADAIWASTYCTFYKDHSTGRIFAFGLNNYCQLGIPNPSENVVKPVFVPELTSFTDVKSITGGQHHTMVLKNDDKVYVIGRKEYGRLGLGEVNADAITLTPVETLANRNIGDIACGESTSFAVTDKGEVFAWGMGSNQQLGTGSEDDETSPVQISSKQVQGKKILKVSSGGQHSLFLVEEKPSKDPTPVPEPKPVKESSSGSNSKSSTEPEPESTEDSTEDKSTDAAAEVPKTNGTAPKENGDVPTTTASTGGGGRGRKRKL, from the exons ATGGGACGCGGTCGACCGAAGCGCGAAAACCCCTCCAACGGGGATGCTCCTGCTGCTAAAATTCCCAGAACCAGCACAAAAT ATGAGCTACAGCTTCCCACGTTGCCTAAGCTGTGCGGAAATGTGCTGTCCTGCGGCCAGGGTGAGGTTGGGCAGCTGGGCCTCGGCGAGGACGTGATGGAAAAAACCCGGCCGGCTCTGATTGACGGGCTGCGGGATATTGTGGACATTTCGGCCGGAGGAATGCACAACCTCTGCCTGACCCGAAAGGGCGAGGTGTTCTCGTTCGGATGCAACGACGAGGGAGCCCTAGGCCGGGCAACGGCCGATGAGGAGGGTTCCGAGTTCATTCCACGCAAGATTGAGCTGCCGGCACCGTGTCTCAAAATATCGGCCGGCGATTCACATTCCGCATGTTTGCTGAACGACGGGCGGGTCTATGCCTGGGGGTCGTTCCGG GATTCTCACGGCAACATGGGTCTCACGTTGGAAGGTAACAAACGGCTCCCGATCCAGGTCATCCCCGGTATTCGATCGGTGGACATTGCCTCCGGAGGGGATCACTTGGTCATCCTAGCAGAGAATGGACACGTCTACACGGTTGGTTGTGCCGAACAAGGTCAGCTAGGACGCATTTCAACTCGGGCCGCATCAGGTGAATCGCGAAGAGGCAAAACCGATCTGCTTCAACCGGGTGTGGTGACCCTTAAAGGTAAAAAGGTACAGGCCGATGCCATATGGGCTTCCACATATTGCACCTTCTACAAAGACCACAGCACGGGGCGAATCTTTGCCTTCGGATTAAACAATTATTGCCAGTTGGGAATCCCCAATCCTAGCGAAAACGTCGTAAAACCGGTATTCGTACCGGAACTCACCAGCTTTACAGACGTCAAAAGCATCACCGGAGGGCAGCATCACACGATGGTCCTCAAGAATGACGACAAGGTGTACGTTATCGGCCGCAAGGAGTACGGTCGATTAGGTCTAGGGGAAGTTAACGCCGATGCCATAACACTGACACCAGTTGAAACTCTCGCAAACCGGAACATTGGGGATATTGCGTGTGGCGAAAGTACTTCGTTTGCAGTAACCGACAAGGGAGAGGTCTTTGCTTGGGGAATGGGATCCAATCAGCAGCTGGGAACTGGCAGTGAAGACGATGAAACCAGCCCCGTTCAGATCAGCAGCAAACAGGTACAGGGTAAAAAGATCCTCAAAGTTTCCAGCGGCGGACAGCACAGCTTGTTTCTCGTGGAGGAGAAACCATCGAAG GATCCTACACCGGTTCCGGAACCGAAACCCGTCAAGGAGTCCTCAAGCGGCAGCAACAGCAAGTCAAGCACAGAACCTGAACCCGAATCAACAGAAGATAGCACGGAGGACAAATCGACAGACGCCGCTGCGGAAGTTCCAAAAACTAATGGAACCGCGCCAAAGGAAAACGGAGATGTCCCAACCACCACTGCTTCTACCGGTGGAGGAGGTCGAGGTCGCAAACGGAAGCTGTGA
- the LOC129756987 gene encoding regulator of chromosome condensation isoform X2: MLLLLKFPEPAQNLLYFFHAVDELQLPTLPKLCGNVLSCGQGEVGQLGLGEDVMEKTRPALIDGLRDIVDISAGGMHNLCLTRKGEVFSFGCNDEGALGRATADEEGSEFIPRKIELPAPCLKISAGDSHSACLLNDGRVYAWGSFRDSHGNMGLTLEGNKRLPIQVIPGIRSVDIASGGDHLVILAENGHVYTVGCAEQGQLGRISTRAASGESRRGKTDLLQPGVVTLKGKKVQADAIWASTYCTFYKDHSTGRIFAFGLNNYCQLGIPNPSENVVKPVFVPELTSFTDVKSITGGQHHTMVLKNDDKVYVIGRKEYGRLGLGEVNADAITLTPVETLANRNIGDIACGESTSFAVTDKGEVFAWGMGSNQQLGTGSEDDETSPVQISSKQVQGKKILKVSSGGQHSLFLVEEKPSKDPTPVPEPKPVKESSSGSNSKSSTEPEPESTEDSTEDKSTDAAAEVPKTNGTAPKENGDVPTTTASTGGGGRGRKRKL, from the exons ATGCTCCTGCTGCTAAAATTCCCAGAACCAGCACAAAAT CTTCTCTACTTCTTCCACGCCGTAGATGAGCTACAGCTTCCCACGTTGCCTAAGCTGTGCGGAAATGTGCTGTCCTGCGGCCAGGGTGAGGTTGGGCAGCTGGGCCTCGGCGAGGACGTGATGGAAAAAACCCGGCCGGCTCTGATTGACGGGCTGCGGGATATTGTGGACATTTCGGCCGGAGGAATGCACAACCTCTGCCTGACCCGAAAGGGCGAGGTGTTCTCGTTCGGATGCAACGACGAGGGAGCCCTAGGCCGGGCAACGGCCGATGAGGAGGGTTCCGAGTTCATTCCACGCAAGATTGAGCTGCCGGCACCGTGTCTCAAAATATCGGCCGGCGATTCACATTCCGCATGTTTGCTGAACGACGGGCGGGTCTATGCCTGGGGGTCGTTCCGG GATTCTCACGGCAACATGGGTCTCACGTTGGAAGGTAACAAACGGCTCCCGATCCAGGTCATCCCCGGTATTCGATCGGTGGACATTGCCTCCGGAGGGGATCACTTGGTCATCCTAGCAGAGAATGGACACGTCTACACGGTTGGTTGTGCCGAACAAGGTCAGCTAGGACGCATTTCAACTCGGGCCGCATCAGGTGAATCGCGAAGAGGCAAAACCGATCTGCTTCAACCGGGTGTGGTGACCCTTAAAGGTAAAAAGGTACAGGCCGATGCCATATGGGCTTCCACATATTGCACCTTCTACAAAGACCACAGCACGGGGCGAATCTTTGCCTTCGGATTAAACAATTATTGCCAGTTGGGAATCCCCAATCCTAGCGAAAACGTCGTAAAACCGGTATTCGTACCGGAACTCACCAGCTTTACAGACGTCAAAAGCATCACCGGAGGGCAGCATCACACGATGGTCCTCAAGAATGACGACAAGGTGTACGTTATCGGCCGCAAGGAGTACGGTCGATTAGGTCTAGGGGAAGTTAACGCCGATGCCATAACACTGACACCAGTTGAAACTCTCGCAAACCGGAACATTGGGGATATTGCGTGTGGCGAAAGTACTTCGTTTGCAGTAACCGACAAGGGAGAGGTCTTTGCTTGGGGAATGGGATCCAATCAGCAGCTGGGAACTGGCAGTGAAGACGATGAAACCAGCCCCGTTCAGATCAGCAGCAAACAGGTACAGGGTAAAAAGATCCTCAAAGTTTCCAGCGGCGGACAGCACAGCTTGTTTCTCGTGGAGGAGAAACCATCGAAG GATCCTACACCGGTTCCGGAACCGAAACCCGTCAAGGAGTCCTCAAGCGGCAGCAACAGCAAGTCAAGCACAGAACCTGAACCCGAATCAACAGAAGATAGCACGGAGGACAAATCGACAGACGCCGCTGCGGAAGTTCCAAAAACTAATGGAACCGCGCCAAAGGAAAACGGAGATGTCCCAACCACCACTGCTTCTACCGGTGGAGGAGGTCGAGGTCGCAAACGGAAGCTGTGA
- the LOC129751734 gene encoding RNA-binding protein 48, with amino-acid sequence MRSSDPESTKTAESDLLSHHIQQAYCKNRPQYRQSRKLTAVKAYSVANESRHLLVFGVPQIDLTRELRNELSRYGTVQQVQNVTEALKKTGSVKIEAFTDVFHVKFEKLERARRAKKLLDARNFYGGILHVSYAPERETVTELREKLFKRRKEVEFRLRVNTPKRDHKATDPDGSSASSSGVVPNKRFKSTNFP; translated from the exons ATGAGGAGCAGTGATCCGGAAAGCACGAAAACAGCGGAAAGTGATTTGTTGAGCCACCACATTCAGCAGGCATACTGTAAAAATCGTCCCCAGTATCGTCAGTCCCGAAAACTTACAGCTGTAAAG gCTTATTCTGTGGCAAACGAGTCCCGGCATTTGCTAGTGTTTGGTGTTCCTCAGATCGACCTGACCCGAGAATTGCGAAACGAGCTAAGCCGATACGGAACAGTACAGCAGGTGCAGAATGTTACCGAAGCCCTAAAGAAAACCGGAAGTG TCAAAATTGAAGCATTTACCGACGTGTTTCATgtgaagtttgaaaaacttgaacGCGCTCGAAGGGCCAAAAAGCTGTTGGACGCCCGCAATTTCTACGGCGGTATCTTGCACGTGTCGTACGCTCCGGAACGGGAAACAGTTACCGAGCTAcgggaaaaacttttcaaacgaCGAAAAGAGGTAGAATTCAGACTCCGCGTTAATACACCCAAGCGTGATCACAAAGCGACCGACCCTGACGGTAGTAGTGCTTCTTCGAGTGGCGTCGTCCCAAACAAACGGTTCAAGTCCACAAACTTTCCGTGA